One Notolabrus celidotus isolate fNotCel1 chromosome 18, fNotCel1.pri, whole genome shotgun sequence DNA window includes the following coding sequences:
- the foxi1 gene encoding forkhead box protein I1 has protein sequence MWYRCILIWRCGSVVGHKEGCDHVLTFLQWATCSVSALRINTPPSEVELSPEGETHSEIKFWELGPVRIMNTFGHQPANQQTSPIQHHSAQELLDMAVYCDNYGVYQQNLHHHHPQRPPTHPSNYGLGEYTSPSANPYLWLNGPGINSSPYLSGNNGTSYIQSGYGSNQRQFLPPPPTGFGGADLGWLSISSQQELFKMVRPPYSYSALIAMAIQNATDKKLTLSQIYQYVADNFPFYKKSKAGWQNSIRHNLSLNDCFKKVARDEDDPGKGNYWTLDPNCEKMFDNGNFRRKRKRRSDITGPDSTSLPVKSEDSPSNKLSDTASLLSSSPPSLHSSPASTEHKSSPSPSAEHSPCYGSFVSSVNALLAGSGSGSGSDVTRGGGGGGGERDFGSVHHGGLSQSREGGMSGLSSYSPTLITPLNSENNRMNYYTSVQSLSNHFSVNNLIYNREGTEV, from the exons ATGTGGTATCGATGCATATTGATATGGAGATGTGGCTCTGTAGTGGGACATAAAGAGGGGTGTGACCATGTCTTAACTTTTCTTCAATGGGCTACCTGTAGCGTCTCCGCGCTGCGCATAAATACTCCTCCCTCTGAGGTTGAGCTCAGTCCTGAGGGAGAGACTCACTCTGAAATCAAGTTTTGGGAATTAGGTCCGGTGCGGATTATGAACACTTTTGGACACCAACCAGCCAACCAGCAGACCAGCCCCATTCAGCACCACAGCGCGCAAGAGCTCCTGGACATGGCCGTGTACTGCGATAACTACGGTGTGTACCAACAGAACctgcaccaccaccaccctcaGAGGCCGCCCACACACCCCTCCAACTACGGCCTTGGAGAGTACACCTCACCGTCCGCGAACCCCTACCTGTGGCTGAACGGTCCTGGCATCAACTCATCTCCGTATCTCTCTGGGAACAACGGCACCTCCTACATCCAGTCTGGATACGGTTCCAACCAGAGGCAGTTCTTACCGCCTCCTCCAACCGGGTTTGGTGGAGCAGACCTGGGCTGGCTGTCCATATCCAGTCAGCAGGAGCTCTTCAAGATGGTCAGACCACCTTACTCCTACTCAGCTCTGATAGCCATGGCCATACAGAACGCCACGGATAAAAAGTTAACCCTGAGTCAGATCTATCAGTATGTGGCTGACAACTTCCCTTTCTACAAGAAGAGCAAAGCTGGGTGGCAGAATTCAATCCGGCATAACTTGTCTCTGAACGACTGTTTCAAAAAAGTGGCACGGGACGAGGATGACCCTG GTAAAGGGAACTACTGGACGCTCGACCCAAACTGTGAGAAAATGTTTGACAACGGCAACTTCAGGcgaaaaaggaagaggagatcGGACATAACCGGCCCTGACAGCACCTCTCTCCCGGTGAAGTCCGAGGACAGCCCGAGCAACAAGCTCTCCGACACCGCCAGCCTCCTCAGCTCTTCCCCGCCTAGCCTGCACAGCTCCCCGGCCTCCACGGAGCACAAGTCGTCGCCGTCTCCCTCCGCGGAGCACAGCCCGTGTTACGGCAGTTTTGTATCCAGCGTTAATGCACTGTTGGCGGGCAGCGGCAGCGGCAGCGGCAGCGACGTGAcccggggaggaggaggaggtggaggagaacgGGACTTCGGCTCTGTGCATCACGGCGGACTgagtcagagcagagaggggggcaTGTCCGGACTGAGCTCCTACTCACCCACTTTAATCACCCCTTTGAATTCTGAAAACAACAGAATGAACTATTACACATCAGTACAGAGCCTCTCCAACCATTTCAGTGTTAATAACCTCATATACAACCGGGAAGGAACCGAGGTGTAG